The stretch of DNA GGCGGAAGTGGGCCGTCTCGCGGGGTCTCGACACGCTCGAACGGCGGGGTTGTCAGCCCACCGTTGATCGAGCGCCCTCCGTTGATCGAGCCTGTCGAGATCTCGTGACCATGTCTCGGGGCCGTCTCGCGGGGTCTCGACACGCTCGACCGGCGGAAGTGGGTCGTCTCGCGGGGTCTCGACACGCTCGACCGGCGGAAGTGGGCCGTCTCGCGGGGTCTCGACAAGCTCGACCGGCGGAAGCGGGTCGTCTCGCGGGGTCTCGACAAGCTCGACCAGCGGAAGTGGACCGTCTCGCGGGGTCTCGACACGCTCGAACGGCGGGGTTGTCAGCCCACCGTTGATCGAGCGCCCTCCGTTGATCGAGCCTGTCGAGATCTCGTGACCATGTCTCGGGGCCGTCTCGCGGGGTCTCGACACGCTCGACCGGCGGAAGTGGGTCGTCTCGCGGGGTCTCGACACGCTCGACCGGCGGAAGCGGGTCGTCTCGCGGGGTCTCGACACGCTCGACCAGCGGAAGTGGACCGTCTCGCGGGGTCTCGACGCGCTCGACCGGCGGAGACCGCTACTCCGGGCGCAGACGCAGGTTCTGCATGCCGCCGTCGACCGCGATCGACGCGCCCGTGGTCGAGCCCGAGCGGGGGCTGGCGAGGTAGGCCACGGCATCCGCGACCTCGCTGGCGGCAACCAGGCGGCCGTGCGGCTGACGCGCGTTCAGCGCGGCACGCTCGGCGATGGGGTCGTCGGCCTTGGCGAGCAGCCCGGTCACCCACGGGGTGTCGGCGGTGCCCGGGTTCACGCAATTCACCCGGATGCCCTCGCGCAGGTGATCGGCGGCCATCGCGCGGGTGAGCGACAAGACGGCGCCCTTCGACGCGGTGTACAGCGCACGCTGGGGCAGGCCGGCGGTCGCGGCGATGGACGACGTGTTCACCACGGCAGCCGACGGGGATTCGCGCAGGTAGGGCAGCGCGGCGCGGGTCACGCGGGCGATGCCGGTGACGTTGATGTTGAACACGCGCGCCCACTCGTCGTCGTCGTTGTCGGCAATCGACCCGATGGCACCGATACCGGCGTTGTTGATCACGATGTCGATGCGACCGAACTTCTCGACCACGGCGGCAATAGCCGCCTCGACCGACGCGGTGTCCGCCACGTTGGCCTGCACGGCGAAGTGTGCGGCATCCGCGCCCTCGGGCCGCAGATCGAGAACGGCTACTGTCGCGCCGCCCTCATGCAGCCGGGCGGCGATGGCC from Leifsonia psychrotolerans encodes:
- a CDS encoding SDR family NAD(P)-dependent oxidoreductase gives rise to the protein MSQEFDNLVAVVTGGASGIGAAIAARLHEGGATVAVLDLRPEGADAAHFAVQANVADTASVEAAIAAVVEKFGRIDIVINNAGIGAIGSIADNDDDEWARVFNINVTGIARVTRAALPYLRESPSAAVVNTSSIAATAGLPQRALYTASKGAVLSLTRAMAADHLREGIRVNCVNPGTADTPWVTGLLAKADDPIAERAALNARQPHGRLVAASEVADAVAYLASPRSGSTTGASIAVDGGMQNLRLRPE